In Haloplanus rubicundus, one DNA window encodes the following:
- a CDS encoding TOBE domain-containing protein, with protein MEFSTEFDARIGHGDVALAARDVELLRAIDDHGSINAAATALGRSYSRAQQRIVELEGAFGDLVERKRGGSGGGGSRLTDDARSLLSRYDRLRAEFGGVAETAETVLAGRVVEREGELATVETAAGTVRALVPPNGDEVRLTLRADAVTLQSPSRSPDADRTSARNRLQGTVLTIDAGETVALVTVDVGGEVELSALVTTESVERLNLHRGTPVVASFKATATRGVPSA; from the coding sequence ATGGAGTTCTCGACGGAGTTCGACGCCCGAATCGGGCACGGCGACGTGGCACTCGCCGCGCGCGACGTGGAACTGTTACGGGCTATCGACGACCACGGGTCCATCAACGCCGCCGCGACGGCGCTCGGTCGGTCCTACTCCCGGGCCCAACAGCGGATCGTCGAGTTGGAGGGCGCGTTCGGCGACCTCGTCGAACGCAAACGCGGTGGGTCGGGGGGCGGCGGGAGTCGGTTGACCGACGATGCCCGGTCCCTTCTGTCGCGCTACGACCGGCTGCGCGCGGAGTTCGGCGGCGTCGCCGAGACGGCCGAGACGGTGCTCGCCGGGCGGGTCGTCGAGCGGGAGGGGGAACTCGCGACCGTCGAGACGGCGGCCGGGACAGTGCGGGCGCTCGTCCCGCCGAACGGCGACGAGGTGCGTCTCACTCTGCGAGCGGACGCGGTCACGCTCCAGTCGCCGTCGCGGTCGCCCGACGCGGACCGCACCAGCGCCCGCAACCGTCTCCAGGGAACGGTGCTCACCATCGACGCCGGCGAAACGGTCGCGCTGGTGACCGTCGACGTGGGTGGCGAAGTCGAACTGTCGGCGCTCGTCACGACCGAGAGCGTCGAGCGACTGAACCTCCACCGCGGGACGCCAGTGGTCGCCTCGTTCAAGGCCACGGCGACGCGGGGCGTCCCGAGCGCCTAG
- a CDS encoding universal stress protein, giving the protein MYDSILIPTDGSDAASTAARYGLALAERFDATVHVLSIVDPDRFVTDAVGDVDDLIRRQEKRLHERARADVDRVAAESPVPVETHVVEGRPSAVLASAIDDYDTDLVAMGTHGRSGVDRYLFGSLAERTLRTAHVPVLTVREVESDATVDEILIATDGSDGAERASAHAVAIAAASGARLHVLTVGDDDAPARSLAARAREAGVDATVAVRTGRPHEAILDYADEAGVDLVTLGSHGRTGVERVLLGSVAERVLRAATTPVLVVGP; this is encoded by the coding sequence ATGTACGACTCCATCCTGATCCCGACCGACGGCAGCGACGCCGCGAGCACTGCCGCGCGCTACGGGCTGGCGCTCGCCGAGCGATTCGACGCGACCGTTCACGTCCTCTCTATCGTCGACCCCGACCGCTTCGTCACCGACGCGGTGGGCGACGTGGACGATTTGATCCGCCGTCAGGAGAAGCGCCTCCACGAGCGAGCCCGGGCCGACGTCGACCGGGTCGCGGCGGAGAGTCCCGTCCCCGTCGAGACACACGTCGTCGAGGGGCGCCCGTCGGCGGTCCTCGCCTCGGCCATCGACGACTACGACACGGACCTCGTGGCGATGGGGACCCACGGCCGCTCGGGCGTCGACCGCTACCTGTTCGGTAGCCTCGCAGAGCGGACCCTCCGTACCGCCCACGTCCCCGTCCTGACGGTCCGCGAAGTCGAGAGCGACGCGACGGTCGACGAGATCCTGATCGCGACGGACGGGAGCGACGGGGCCGAGCGCGCGAGCGCACACGCCGTCGCCATCGCGGCGGCGAGCGGTGCTCGCCTCCACGTCCTGACCGTCGGCGACGACGACGCCCCCGCTCGATCCCTCGCGGCGCGTGCCCGCGAGGCCGGCGTCGACGCCACCGTCGCCGTTCGGACGGGGCGTCCACACGAGGCGATCCTGGACTACGCCGACGAAGCGGGGGTGGACCTGGTGACGCTCGGAAGTCACGGCCGGACGGGCGTGGAGCGTGTCCTCCTCGGAAGCGTCGCCGAACGCGTCCTGCGGGCGGCGACGACGCCCGTGCTGGTCGTCGGCCCCTAG
- a CDS encoding efflux RND transporter permease subunit, translating to MSDLGTRVRDGLETLGRTSASDPRPVVAVVLVLIVLSGGIAATSLQMSMGMTLYIDDDSETAEEWAALKDDFETGNNVFVVVESDQLYDPETIRAIDRLDRRYTALDETNRVISLADLVRAGNDGEIPATETGVRRALDRATATNPEMAGLRAQVVPEAGTTIILADYGDVDTFDRGRLLPERGSDIVYRQVQEETALAALPPGLSVTITGQPVFENAAFGLMLPEMITLFAGAFALIFGVVYLVMRSKVERGWHVFLPLGTAMTALIYMMGAMGVLGYNFNAIMLGVMPIALGLGIDYGLQIQTRYLEERASDRSPVEAAGLATRTTGRALLIAMGTTVVGLGSLLVSQVPPVQQFGVTSAVSVFASMVLSVTLLPALLVRFDAGAGADASGESDEDRLEALTGLLTRRVTAGKPLVTLLIAFLLVSGGAYAYPQVEPRQQMMDFWPQNLDAKEDLERLEDTVEGSKVIYVVVETDQAYTPETFREVATYQRLMLENPNVNAVSSPVTAVGMQNGGSIPETQYALDASLRAARDDGPTAIRDPSEHPSKLLLTFYVDDVEGEPVRTLIDEFEGNADYTLTTADEVRVTGKPVLNRNVIENVTAGLTPMTLLSFALGFAFLAIAFRSVKISAVLIAAVAGSAALLVTGAMYLVGIPWNPLTITMSSLTLGIGIDYGVHVFERFEYEVAERGQSRLDAATTAVAKLSRPVIGSSFTTIFGFGVLTVSQFPVLANFGVTTVFAIALSLIAAFGILPAALVTVRLIERHESTPTADVAGS from the coding sequence ATGTCGGATCTCGGCACTCGCGTCAGGGACGGACTGGAGACGCTGGGGCGGACGAGCGCGAGCGATCCCCGACCCGTCGTCGCCGTCGTCCTCGTACTGATCGTCCTCTCGGGGGGCATCGCCGCCACCTCGCTCCAGATGAGCATGGGGATGACCCTCTACATCGACGACGACTCCGAGACGGCGGAGGAGTGGGCGGCCCTGAAAGACGACTTCGAGACGGGCAACAACGTCTTCGTCGTCGTCGAGTCCGACCAACTGTACGACCCCGAGACGATTCGGGCCATCGACCGTCTCGACCGACGCTACACGGCGCTCGACGAGACGAACCGGGTGATCAGCCTCGCGGACCTGGTGCGGGCGGGCAACGACGGCGAGATTCCGGCGACGGAGACGGGCGTCCGCCGCGCGCTGGACCGTGCCACTGCCACCAATCCCGAGATGGCGGGGCTTCGCGCGCAGGTCGTCCCCGAAGCCGGAACGACGATCATCCTCGCCGACTACGGTGACGTCGACACCTTCGACCGGGGGCGGCTGCTCCCCGAACGCGGCTCCGACATCGTCTACCGGCAGGTGCAGGAGGAGACGGCACTGGCGGCGCTCCCCCCCGGTCTGTCGGTGACGATCACCGGCCAACCGGTCTTCGAGAACGCCGCCTTCGGGCTGATGCTCCCCGAGATGATCACGCTGTTCGCGGGCGCGTTCGCGCTCATCTTCGGCGTCGTCTACCTCGTCATGCGCTCGAAAGTCGAGCGCGGCTGGCACGTCTTCCTCCCGCTCGGCACGGCGATGACCGCGCTGATCTACATGATGGGGGCGATGGGCGTCCTCGGCTACAACTTCAACGCCATCATGCTCGGCGTCATGCCCATCGCCCTCGGCTTGGGCATCGACTACGGCCTGCAGATTCAGACGCGCTATCTCGAAGAGCGGGCGAGCGACCGCTCGCCCGTCGAGGCGGCGGGGCTGGCGACGCGGACGACGGGCCGGGCGCTCCTCATCGCGATGGGCACCACCGTCGTCGGCCTCGGATCGCTGCTCGTCTCCCAAGTTCCGCCGGTCCAGCAGTTCGGCGTCACGAGCGCCGTGAGCGTCTTCGCGAGCATGGTCCTCTCGGTGACGCTGCTGCCCGCCCTGCTGGTTCGGTTCGACGCCGGTGCGGGTGCGGACGCGAGCGGGGAGTCGGACGAGGACCGCCTCGAAGCCCTGACCGGACTGTTGACCCGCCGCGTGACCGCGGGGAAGCCGCTGGTGACGCTGCTGATCGCCTTCCTGTTGGTGTCGGGGGGCGCCTACGCCTACCCGCAGGTCGAACCCCGCCAGCAGATGATGGACTTCTGGCCCCAGAACCTCGACGCCAAGGAGGACTTGGAGCGGCTGGAGGACACCGTCGAAGGCTCGAAGGTCATCTACGTCGTCGTCGAAACCGACCAAGCGTACACCCCCGAGACGTTCCGGGAGGTGGCCACCTACCAGCGACTCATGTTGGAGAATCCGAACGTGAACGCGGTGTCGAGTCCAGTGACCGCGGTAGGGATGCAGAACGGCGGGTCGATCCCCGAGACGCAGTACGCTCTCGACGCGAGTCTTCGAGCGGCGCGCGACGACGGACCGACGGCGATCCGTGATCCCTCGGAGCACCCCAGCAAACTCCTGCTCACCTTCTACGTCGACGACGTGGAGGGCGAGCCGGTCCGGACGCTCATCGACGAGTTCGAGGGCAACGCCGACTACACGCTGACGACGGCCGACGAGGTGCGGGTGACGGGCAAGCCCGTCCTCAACCGCAACGTCATCGAGAACGTCACCGCCGGGCTGACGCCGATGACGTTGCTGAGCTTCGCGCTCGGCTTCGCCTTCCTCGCCATCGCCTTCCGGTCGGTGAAGATTTCGGCGGTCCTGATCGCCGCCGTCGCCGGCAGCGCCGCCCTGCTGGTGACCGGCGCGATGTATCTGGTCGGCATCCCGTGGAACCCCCTGACGATCACGATGTCGTCGCTGACGCTCGGCATCGGCATCGACTACGGGGTCCACGTCTTCGAGCGGTTCGAGTACGAGGTGGCCGAACGGGGGCAGTCCCGCCTCGACGCCGCGACGACGGCGGTGGCGAAGCTCTCCCGGCCGGTGATCGGGTCGAGTTTCACCACCATCTTCGGCTTCGGCGTCCTCACCGTCTCGCAGTTCCCGGTGCTCGCGAACTTCGGCGTGACGACCGTCTTCGCCATCGCGCTGTCGCTTATCGCGGCGTTCGGCATCCTGCCGGCGGCGCTGGTGACGGTGCGGTTGATCGAGCGCCACGAGTCGACCCCGACCGCCGACGTGGCGGGGAGCTAA
- a CDS encoding COG1361 S-layer family protein, whose translation MNYDARTALAALVTLLLVSAAVATPAAAARYSEHQEPELRTSISGSNVLVPGETTTLQVGIQNRGTAVTNAEGEVSELASAFRTAGVTPGAAMATTASFGSGSAPVTLRSGEQPVGTISPEGQGTAALELEVAENATPGTYRIPVTLDYQYVRAVSVDGDETFVTRRDVTHRTHVTVRIEPTVRLGIESVSGENLHAKEDGRVVVTVRNDGTETATDAELLIEGSDQLTPRTNGLSLGTLAPGETATAAFRVGVAETESTDTYAVPFRLRYEDSNGVVRESQVRTGRVTVADAPTFDLSATTTDLYVDSTGAVTLSVTNTGDRPVTNARALLAPMEPFSPLSTSASLGTLAPGETATAKFKLEVADRAIAQDYPLEFTVAYEDAYRETVESDPLTVPVTVGPEMTVDTSGSPTVAAGSTQTIEVTVTNTGEGTMTDAVARINANTPFETDDDTAYVGELGPGESTTVTFTVSVDGAATPKTYSLDTTVKYDNSFGRTVVTDVEPTAVEVTEKRGGLIASILQFLGL comes from the coding sequence GGCGGCCGTCGCGACGCCGGCCGCCGCGGCGCGATACAGCGAGCATCAGGAACCCGAACTGCGGACGTCGATCAGTGGGTCGAACGTCCTCGTCCCGGGCGAGACGACGACGCTTCAGGTCGGGATTCAGAACCGCGGCACCGCCGTGACGAACGCGGAAGGTGAGGTCAGCGAACTCGCCTCGGCGTTCCGGACGGCGGGCGTGACCCCCGGCGCGGCGATGGCGACGACGGCCTCGTTCGGATCGGGATCGGCCCCCGTGACCCTCCGGTCGGGCGAGCAACCCGTCGGAACCATCTCGCCCGAGGGACAGGGGACCGCAGCGCTCGAACTCGAAGTCGCCGAGAACGCCACGCCCGGCACCTACCGAATTCCCGTCACGCTCGACTACCAGTACGTACGGGCCGTGAGCGTCGACGGCGACGAGACGTTCGTCACCCGCCGTGACGTCACCCACCGCACGCACGTGACGGTCCGAATCGAACCCACGGTCAGGCTCGGCATCGAGTCCGTCAGCGGCGAGAACCTCCACGCCAAGGAGGACGGGCGCGTCGTGGTGACCGTCCGCAACGACGGCACCGAGACGGCCACCGACGCCGAACTGCTGATCGAGGGGAGCGACCAGTTGACCCCGCGAACGAACGGCCTGTCGCTCGGCACGCTCGCCCCGGGCGAGACGGCGACGGCCGCGTTCCGCGTCGGCGTGGCCGAGACGGAGTCGACGGACACCTACGCCGTCCCCTTCCGACTGCGCTACGAGGACAGCAACGGCGTGGTCCGGGAGTCACAGGTCCGCACCGGACGGGTGACCGTCGCGGACGCGCCGACCTTCGACCTCTCGGCGACGACCACCGACCTCTACGTGGACTCGACGGGCGCCGTGACGCTGTCGGTGACGAACACCGGCGACCGCCCCGTGACGAACGCCCGCGCGCTCCTGGCGCCGATGGAGCCGTTCTCGCCGCTCTCGACGAGCGCCAGCCTCGGCACGCTCGCTCCGGGCGAGACGGCGACGGCGAAGTTCAAACTCGAGGTGGCTGACCGTGCCATCGCACAGGACTACCCCCTCGAGTTCACCGTCGCCTACGAGGACGCCTACCGCGAGACGGTCGAGAGCGACCCGCTGACCGTGCCCGTCACGGTCGGTCCCGAGATGACCGTCGACACGTCGGGGTCGCCGACGGTGGCCGCCGGGTCGACCCAGACGATCGAGGTGACCGTCACCAACACCGGCGAGGGCACGATGACCGACGCCGTCGCCCGGATCAACGCGAACACGCCGTTCGAAACCGACGACGACACGGCCTACGTCGGCGAACTCGGTCCCGGCGAGTCGACGACGGTCACCTTCACCGTGAGCGTCGACGGCGCGGCGACGCCGAAGACCTACTCGCTCGATACGACCGTCAAGTACGACAACAGCTTCGGGCGAACGGTCGTCACCGACGTGGAACCGACCGCCGTCGAAGTGACCGAGAAGCGGGGTGGACTGATCGCCTCCATCCTGCAGTTCCTGGGCCTGTAA